TTGCAAGAATGACATTAACATGTGAGACAGGCTGGCACTGTTTGCAGTTGTCAAAGACTTGTGATAAGCAAGCTGCAAGCTGAGAGGTTTTTCTGAGAGATCTACACCAAAATACTCCATGCACCTCCTTCATTGTGTTCATTGGCTCTCCAACTATTCTGATTTCTTTCTAAGAAAACGTGGGTAATTTTTCTTGGCATTTCATCATAGGCAATACAGTGTTGTGATGTTTCAAGTAATTCCATGTTTCAAGTTACACAATTGTGCTATTTTATGGTTCTATTACAGCTCACAACACTCAGAATTTTCAACATAATGTAACAAACAATGAGATTTTGTCTGAAGGTGATTAGAGAAATACAGAATATcctaacatgaaaaaaaatcttcaatgTAATATTGAAAAAGAATATCTGTCTAAGATGGGAGCACTATGCCAAAACAATAGATAACAGCTCTAcctgaagcagcagagatcaGAGAGGGTTACTCTGACATATTACAGTCTTTCACAGCCCTTTCTCTTGTTTTACAATGCCAGAATCCAAAAGTGCCACGTGTTGATTAAGTACGTTTACTGAGGCGTTTTTTCCAATGTGTAGATGATTGAAAAACCCTCCCAAGACCAAACATCTGACTTGTTATatgtaatgtttttaattgtacaaaatattttgttttgagcAGACTTAGTGTACATTAGGTTTATGCTGAAAATAGTCAAATTTATAGGATTTGTGAACAGTGTACAATGTGTTTTCTGCAAGTGACACATTATATTTCTGCCAAAATCTGAAGAAGACAATGGAAAGACGATAAAATCTACATGTAAATGAATCTTACAATAAAGTCCAAAATACAGTCCTAATAATGGAGATTGATGAAACTGGAGTTTAAAATATCCACTTACATGCTATTACATCAAAGAACTCCTCCTCGATTCATCAAAGCTCAAGGACAGAGTAACTGTTCCACTGCCAAAGCTCACCCTCGGCCTGTGCTTCCCTGAAGTTCGGTCACAGTCGTTTCCGTTGGTCTTGAGGCTGATGGATGAGGACGGGCTCGAGGCTGACGACCCACCAATGCTACTGGACTTCTTTCTTGAAGCCGTGTTGTGTTTTAATGTAGCTTTAGCTGCCACTTTGAAAGCGTGGGCTGCGGTGCTGCACCGGACTTCTTCGATGGTGTTCCTGGAAGGTTTGAAGAGGATGATGTAGACCTTGTTGAAAAAGATACAGGCCAGCATCCCAAAGCTGGATGCCAGTATAGCAATGACCtcaacagcagaaacaaacttGCCATAAGTGCTAAAGTATGCAGGGATAAAAGAGATCCAAACAATAAAGAATATGAGCATGCTAAAAGTAATGAACTTGGCCTCTGTAAAGTTTTCTGGAAGTTTCCGAGATTTAAACGCAAAGAAGAAACATATAGCTGCCAGAAGGCATGTATAGCCAATTAGAAACCCAAGAGCCATCACAGAACCTTCATTGCATGTGATAAAGATGATCTCATCGATGTCATGATTCTTGTAGCTAGAAGGAGGAGCGTTGTAAAGCCACACCACACAAATCATGACTTGGACGAACGTGCACAGAAATACCAGAAGAAACTGCAGGTTTAATCCCCACCATTTACGATGGAGACTAGTCGGGATCTTGGCCTCAAACACCAAAAGCACCCTGTTAGTTTTCACCAGGATGCAGGAGATACAGAGAACAAAACTGATCCCAAAGGCAGGTTGACGTAAACGGCAGGTCCAGTCCTGTGGTTCTCCGATAAAGATAAGAGAACTGGAAAAGCAACAGATAAGTGAGAACAGGAGAACGTAGGACAGTTCCCGGTTTGTAGCCTTCACTATTGGGGTGTTTCGAAACCTCACAAAGACTCCCATCACAAAGGCTGTCAAGACAATGCCCAGCACTGCACATATGGCCAAAGCTATGCCGAATGGTTCTGTCCAGGAGAGAAATTCGATTTCCTTCACGAAACAGAACGTGTGGTTCCCATTTGACCAGGAGTTATTTGGGCACTTGGTGCAAACGCTGGcatctgtaaaaataatgaaaacaaaaacatgatctgTATAAAAATTGCAACATTAACAAAGTGTAGCATTAGCAGAGACTCTTAATGTATGTCATCTTTTGCACCTTTATGATTGCTGTACTCTCCATCTGAGCACTCAGTGCATTCAAAGCAGCATGTGGGCATACTGTCGATGATCCCCTTTCTCGTGCCAGGTTCACAATCCTCACTGCAATTAGAGAATGGAACCTGTAGGACATAAAACATTCAGGAAAGTCAAATGAGGAGGGCAGGAAAGACAGGATAATGGATGCAAATGTGCACTACAATTTAACAAGTGTGCAGTTTTAAATACGATAAAATAACTAGGgcttaattttaatttttaatctaAGCATTGGGCCAAATGTGAAAAGGATCACTCATCCTGATGAACCCACTGAGAGACATTGTCCTGCTCTGCAGCTTCGCTCAGTTCTGAAAAGTGTTTTAGCATCTTCTCCTTATTTTGATCCTTAAAATTGCTATTTGGTTTATTCTCCCTGCTCTTGATAACCTTAGATCCAGAGCTTATAAGCTAATTTTATGGTAACTTCTGAAGACTAAAGTTGTTAAAAAGCCAGGTATTTTCCTCAGGTGGTGGACAtcaaaaaagaataaacacaGCATTAATGTTACAAAGTGTCAGCTGGATGTGCTTATAAGCAACTCTTGGCTAATGTTTTCCTGAGAACAGTATTAAAAAGTCCAAAACTTCTATTGTTGAATTTATAGCTGCTGCACCAAAGTTCCCAAAACACATTGCAGCAAAGCCTATCTTAACCTCAAAGGAGGCACaatcaacatttatttaataacaCTGTGTCTGATGGCACTATGAAAACAGTGGGAGAATGTGAAAGGAACACCACTTTACACTTTTggttctctctctgtgtttttgtagcGTTTTTGTCGGAAAAACAGATGTATTCAGTTTAAACTTCACAAACACCACCAGCTCCGCACCAAAGTGGAGCACTTACCAGCTAAAGAGACAAATGTTTCCCTAGGCCTTGGCAGAGAACACAAACAGTGCTAAAACAGAGCAAATATGTGGACAcaaacatattcaaattctaCAACAAGATGTGTAAAGAAGTATAAAGtaagaaaatgtaagaaaaccTTCCGTAAGCAACTCAAAAGTGGATTTTTCAATGTTGTTCACTTGGTTCTCCAATTAAATGTTCTGCACCACTTGTAATGCTCTTTACAGCAGATTTAAATGTTTCCCTTTCCAGCTGTAATTTCCTCATAACATTTCCAAGGCAACTGGGCATAGAGAATGAAATATACATTTAATGATGAGAAACACCAGAGTGCATTAATTCAGGTaacaacctttaaaaaaaactggactGACCTCTGAACTGTATCCGTTCCAAAGAATCTTGGTCTTGTCAATGAACAGTTTGGCTCCTCTCTTGACATGCATATTGTAATATCCAACCTCCTCAAACACCACAGAACCATCTTCAGTCGACCTGTGCCAGTTTACGATGGTGTAGTTTGCTGCCAGGTCTGCATTCTCATCAAAGTGTATCTTTTCCCCCATACTGTTGGTGTAGTTCAAATGTCTGAGCTGCTTCAGGACCTACGATGCAGAACCACATATTTGGATGATTCACGTATCAGTATATTAGGCATTTAACTGATTCAATTGAGTGTGTGTAAATGCTAGATATTGTACCTGCCATGCTTCCATTTTCTTTATATCTGCACATGAATTGTTAGCAAAAAGTCCATGTCCGGGTGTGCAGGTGAGGATGTCCTGCAGGGCTTGTGCAATGGAATAAACTGCAACATAAACATTATAGGAGATGCGAAGGTGTGTGTAGTCCAGGTATGGGGTCTCAACACTTGTGATGTCTTCCTCACCAGTACACAAAGGCCTGAAACTAGTGCTGCCATTTTCACTTTCCTGGAGTCTTGGGCTGTCCTCCAGATAACAGTTGAAGGTTTCTTCCCAAAACTCTCTGACAAATTCATTATGACTGTCTTTCTTTGGTTGGACGTTTTGTAAGAACTCCTTAAAGCCGGGTATACTCCCTGACTTTAGAGCAAAGCCAATAGTTCCCGCCACAACATCAAGATATTCTGGTTTAGCAATAAGGGAGGAGCTGGCCCACGCTTCACTAGCTAACCAAATCCGATCTGTGATGTTTCTCCTGATCATCTCTTTGATCAGAGGCTCAATGTCTGGGCCACTGGCAAACACAACAATGACTTTGGCTGTGGAGTTCTCAATCCGGTCAGCCAGAGCTTTAATTTCATGATCCTCAAAGTACTGAGAAATAAGCTCATTCAGGTGGATGCAAATGTCTCGCTCCTCCATCTCCTTCTCAAACTTTTCAATCCCTGGACGTCCGTAGTCGTCGTCAGAGGCAACAGCGATGACCCAGTTCCATTGAAAGTGCTCTATGATGTCTGCCATGGCTGTGGCTTGGTACTCATCTGTAGGAATGGTTCTCATGAAGGACTTGTACTGATTCTTGTTGCTCAGTAGACGACTGGAAGAGGCATAACTGATCTGAAACAGGGGAGATTTCAGGCAATCTATCATGTTTTCATTCTGTCCTGCTTGCTGTTGTTTAGGGTAACTCATGTCAAATCATCAGGGGCCTTTTTAATCATAAACTATGCATACTAATATTACATGTAAAAGTTTTGCTtaatatatcaaatactttctaAGATAAATTCTTCTTAACAACCGCCCAGAAACCCACTTTTAagcatcatttctgacattgAAATTTGACGCTACATTTGAACAACAGCATCACAGGAACTATAAatgataaaagcctgaaattatttctcatcatgttattgattcagaatctgaagTGTTCGGCAAGTAGATCAAATAGCCTCTAATTATGGGACAGTTTaaatagggggaaaaaaagcaaagcagtCACAAAAACATTACTTGGAAAGTATTTCATATACCAAgcaaaaaatttcacaaatatctttcTATGTGTCCATAGTTCATAATAATGAAATTTCTTGAGACTATCAAGCAGAAATTGTTCTGaaaatttgatgatttaaaatgCTATGACTCTTAACTATCTTTAATTATTATCAAggttttgttagttttcaaaCATCATTCAGGTTTTAGCCACTTTTCCTACAGAGAGGAATTTTTGTTGCAACCTAAAAAGATTTTACTTAgctcaaaaaaagaaatttgccAACaccaaaattataaaaaatttggaaacaaacaaaaagcagttGTTGTGGTTTCATCTGCTTAAacataaaagacatttttgttcatcacatggtcagaaataacaagaaaatgcacaaattcaAGTCAACTTGAATCTACTATCTGCTGTAATCGCCCCTAAAGGCCCATTCTGAGTCAGGAATAATCCTTGTTAGAGGGTCACAATGCAACATTTGTTCTGATTTAAGGCCACAATGAGGAGGAGTAatgatgtgctgctgacaaagcCACTGTCCAGTTACTCACCTGAGGAATATAAAACAGACCCAGCAGGTTTGCGACGGCTGTAGAGACTGCAGACCCAGCAGCTCCGACTACTGCAATGGTTGATGGGATGTGATCCGTGCAGTTACAAAACTCGTCTAAATTCAGCGAGTCGATCTTATTTTGGGCCACAAAACTTAGAGTAGCCTCCAAAGCTTTTGAAACTGTGTTGCACGTGTCGAAGATCCTGTAGCCGAGAGTGATGTTGGGCAGGagtgtgctgctgttgtttatCTCATCAATAGCAAAAATCATGGCTTGGAGCCAACGGAAACCACGGAAATTGAACCTGAGGAAGCAAGCAAGGCACATGTTTAGACAAACTCGACAtaataagtttaaaaaagaaaaacagtgtcaTAAATCAGCTGTAGGTTTTACCTGACACACTGTGTGGATTCTGGCCGAGCTGCAAGGTCTTGATCTTTGGATGCGACACCAAAGTGTATGGGGAAAAGACCTCCAAGCAAAATGTCACCGGTCATCTGCGCTCTCTGATGGGGCCCGTAAGTGGAGATCACATAACTGGACCCCAGCAGTACCACATAATACAGAAGCAGCCTCATCTTTCTTGCGTGTATAATGGTTAGGATGGTTTTCTCTGACTTCCCAGGGTGAGGAAATTTTCAATCTTATCTTCTCCCATCAATCTGTCTACTGcactggtttgtgtttttcatgtttgcacTGATGAGAATTTCTGCCTGTtagaaaacattggaaaaaacACGTCACGCTCGTAAGTAGACAAATTGGCTATAATTACAACTGACTAGAAGTAATCGACACCAGTGCTGAGGCTGTGTGCGATACCATCAAATAAACTCTAATCCATGAGCTCACTGTTCCCTTttaaacaaagagaaaatggTGTTAGAGGCCAACTTGACCTGAGGCTGTTATTAACCGCTCTATTCGGAGTGCACAGTAACATATGTTTTTTAAgactttggatttttttcatgagTTGACTTCTTTAGTTTCTTTTCACACCTCACTAACAGGGTCATCGGGCTGCTTCAAATATCCTTCTGCACCGAAATAGACGCAGGATTTACATGAGCTGAGAGTGAAGTCACACTCTAATGACCCTCCTTCCTGCAAACGCTCTCCGTCTCACGCTGTGGCCAGTGAACCAAGTCTCCATGGAGAAAAGCCATAGCTGCCCTGCTGCATCTGGCTAATACAGCTGGAAAAATGCTGGGGCAGAGCTGTGATAATGAAGTAACCAACACCCCTTACAGCCACTGTTGGCCACATTACAGAGAAACAGACGGACTTTTGGGTACATTAACAAAAAAGAGTGTTAAACttttcaaatgattttttttttcattgtctacattcatttttttcccttatcttgtctgtaaatgtgaaataaaaactctgaaaatgctgttaaatggcacagattaaaaacacactAATGCTTTCAAATGATGTAAAATCCACAGTAAATGGCTTCTTTTAAATTACTGAGAGCTTTCATGACAATCAAAAGAATTGTGGCTGTGTTAAACAAGATAATTACATGCTTCAAAATTCCAATTAAAGCAGTGAAAACATCAAATGTGGAATATAACACAGAATAAAACTTACCCCCTCAGTTCCGGAGTATTTCGTAAATTTGCCAGAAACACTCAATTTGAAAATATACACAGATTTTGAGgactttttccaaaatatcCTGGGTGCTGAATGAATTCACAGACAATACTGCCAGCCTCTGAACCCCTTTCTGCTGATGAATCATTAACAGAGAGAGGGATTGTCCATTTCCTTCGGCTAATGAAGTCTACTCACAGCTCACTCCTTCTGAACTAAAGCAATCACAACCCAAAAGTGGCAGAGAAAGAGTTGGGAAGCttatatttatcagtaattCTATACTATTACTACAACATTACAGGTCTACAATACTGTAAACTACTTTCAGTGAATAGCcaaaacatgagataaaagATTTGTGAAGGTTAAAACTGTCCTTCCTTCATTTGTGTTTTAAGTTATATATGTGAGTCTACATTTTTTCAGTTACCAATACTAATATTTCTTCTCCAACCTCACCACACTTCAATCAGTGGTTTCATcaaaaggaataaaaacacatttcaagcaCGTCTGAAATTGAGTTCCAACATACCACTGTGCAA
This genomic stretch from Acanthochromis polyacanthus isolate Apoly-LR-REF ecotype Palm Island chromosome 17, KAUST_Apoly_ChrSc, whole genome shotgun sequence harbors:
- the casr gene encoding extracellular calcium-sensing receptor, coding for MRLLLYYVVLLGSSYVISTYGPHQRAQMTGDILLGGLFPIHFGVASKDQDLAARPESTQCVRFNFRGFRWLQAMIFAIDEINNSSTLLPNITLGYRIFDTCNTVSKALEATLSFVAQNKIDSLNLDEFCNCTDHIPSTIAVVGAAGSAVSTAVANLLGLFYIPQISYASSSRLLSNKNQYKSFMRTIPTDEYQATAMADIIEHFQWNWVIAVASDDDYGRPGIEKFEKEMEERDICIHLNELISQYFEDHEIKALADRIENSTAKVIVVFASGPDIEPLIKEMIRRNITDRIWLASEAWASSSLIAKPEYLDVVAGTIGFALKSGSIPGFKEFLQNVQPKKDSHNEFVREFWEETFNCYLEDSPRLQESENGSTSFRPLCTGEEDITSVETPYLDYTHLRISYNVYVAVYSIAQALQDILTCTPGHGLFANNSCADIKKMEAWQVLKQLRHLNYTNSMGEKIHFDENADLAANYTIVNWHRSTEDGSVVFEEVGYYNMHVKRGAKLFIDKTKILWNGYSSEVPFSNCSEDCEPGTRKGIIDSMPTCCFECTECSDGEYSNHKDASVCTKCPNNSWSNGNHTFCFVKEIEFLSWTEPFGIALAICAVLGIVLTAFVMGVFVRFRNTPIVKATNRELSYVLLFSLICCFSSSLIFIGEPQDWTCRLRQPAFGISFVLCISCILVKTNRVLLVFEAKIPTSLHRKWWGLNLQFLLVFLCTFVQVMICVVWLYNAPPSSYKNHDIDEIIFITCNEGSVMALGFLIGYTCLLAAICFFFAFKSRKLPENFTEAKFITFSMLIFFIVWISFIPAYFSTYGKFVSAVEVIAILASSFGMLACIFFNKVYIILFKPSRNTIEEVRCSTAAHAFKVAAKATLKHNTASRKKSSSIGGSSASSPSSSISLKTNGNDCDRTSGKHRPRVSFGSGTVTLSLSFDESRRSSLM